The following is a genomic window from Homalodisca vitripennis isolate AUS2020 chromosome 5, UT_GWSS_2.1, whole genome shotgun sequence.
gaAAGGTACAAAATTGTGATGtcacaaaacatttgtaaaataagtGTTTCGTGAcggtattataaaataatatagaacacGAGAATGCATTAGTAACGGGTTTTTAACATAATATCGTCACTAAAAACGTAACATGATTCATTCATGATTAGATCGTGttaacataacaatatatatatatatatatatatatatatatatatatatatatatatacatatagactgaatcacaaaaagtacttgctccgccgggagtcgaacccggatctttcacttgccgggtgaatgtgctaccattacaccacagagcgcttactttttccgattcaattattttgtatttggccgtatctgtcacatatgcgtttaaataagcaaactaacatatgatcggaagaccaaacacctgtcaaacgacttttatttacattaaattgtataaatggcaatagccttatttaattgtatattatttatatatattgtaaagcttcattttggaaatattcactattgtacaatatttgaataatgcaacaaattattgaaaactgaaaatgaaataaataaccatttttaCTATATGAGCTATATTAAATGAATGAAAGCAGTGAACTTATTGGGAATTACATTTACATATACATCTCCtagaaataactttattaacatttcaatCATCGAGGTGACAAAATATCATGTGGAAAAATGACGTCTTTTTGGCTCTAAGCTGTATAAACACAAATGggtaattcaataatattataatctacTGTAAAACACAAACATGCCTAATATCGTActtgaagtaattaattttagattgaagtaacaatataaagtataaactACTTAAGTACCTTAGGTTGTGTTTATAAACAACCATTTAGTGATTGCAAAACTGCATTTGCAGTTGCGGTATCATATATTTGAGTAAAATGCACGGAGCGTAAGTATTATACTTATGTTCcaagtataataaaaatgtctGCTACAGTAATATTTGGTACATCTTACATACCATATAGCAACATAAAATCgcaattatcttttatattttaagtagtaGGTATACCAAACAACGAAAAGTAGTACACATACAGTGTAGTCATGCCTTTTATCAAATACTCTATTGTAAAATAACAGTTTCTCTATGTACATTTCCGGTATGATATTACAGGAAAGCAATTGTTTCCAATATATTAggctaaattaataaatattaatatacagcaaaaataactaaactaagacgatcaaaataatgtttgtacTACAAgtcaaatcaatttttattttgtcaggTGTATAAAACTACCAAGGGGTGACGAAATGCCAGACTACTTTTGGTTTAATGAAGACTTTTAGCAGTTACCGCGAAATGGGCAGCGCTcttatattttctacatttatataATGTTGTTCTAAGAATATTGCATTGTTTTACTGTCCATGTGGAAGAAAACAAGGCCAATTGTGTCATTTTGTAATGGGATTACCATAACAGACACGGTGACAATAAACAAGAAGGTACTGGCTGTGCAGTTCGCAACAGAACATTTAGAGCAGCACTAAAGTTGGGGACGCTTGGCAATTTGTTGTTGCTAGGTGACCATGGGGGCGGGGGAGTGGTCCTGGCTTGCTGCTGCGCGAGTAGCAACCCCCTCCCTCCCATCACCCTACAACATCGCGCCGCTAACTTCTGGCTTACTCTAACTCCCTGATACAGATGTCACAAGCTATCGCTTAGTCCACTTCCTTCTTTTAGAGATAAATATGCTCCAAAGCGGAAATTAGTGCTAAGAAACTAATGTATTGGAACTACTTATTCATGTGGACATGGTGTCATTTTCTAACATTTAACCTTAGTGGAGAGCCATCTTAAGTCAGATATTAAACTGAACGgccaaataatatatatatatatatatatatatatatatatatatatatatatatatatatatatacgcctGTACATGTTTCTTGAATGGTCTGAAGCTCAACCAACCAACGACGAATATaacaaaaaatgagtttttttaccACAGCCAGCcggtgttttttttaattgatacaatgtttattgtcgaatttattttctttcttgataatTTCTAAGTTTTTTCTTACTATTCTGGAATCATATGGAATCATGTTCGATTTGCAAAGAAAAGTTTTGAATGGAATTCAATAGAATCAACAAATATAATAGAATCCTTTACCTGCAGTGGCCTTTCACAAAACAAAAGTGATTCCACAAAACTGAATGAACCAAAACCGATTAGCTGACTTCAGTGATTGGATATGATACACAAATTAAATCGAATAGggatgttttgttattttttgttccattgaGGTATTGCATTGCCATATGCCCTTGTTTGCAATGAACTTTACCACGGAATTTATCACAAAGATtatttgaggttgagtggtagagagggcttgatagccctaaatccgcctctttaataaaggcatttttcattttatttcatttattagttTAGAGGCAGTAGAAAGTAAATTTCAATacgagttatttaaaatttaccggCCATTTAGCAAAGCCAGGTTCTGCAGGAATTGTAAAGATAACTTCTGCAAGGAATAGTCTAAAATTACTGCAAACTATTCAATAGTTATTCGTGTTATAACGAAAAGTATTTAGGTTCCTGTCAAGAAATAAGATCGAGATTGATTCTTCTGTTTCGTACATATATGATTTGACGTTAACGATTTGGCTTTCAAATTTGACAACAAGggttaaaatactacaaaataaacaaataataaatatttcatcgtCATAAGCTTCAGCATTTCAATCAGAAGAATAAATGGGGATTTGCTATTCAAGATCTCTGGTGTCTTTGAGATGGTGTAATATTTCTTTGAGGGCAAAAAGAGGTATTAATCCAAGTGACTAAATTACCTATTGCGTGTAGAAAATCTTTTTAGGTCCAACGGCAGTTCTTTGAACAGTCTACTGTACTTTATGTACCAATTGTATGTTCTccaaatttaacatttgttatttttttagtggTTGTTACAGAGTAAACTAAACACAAATTccatttaaagattatttaagtaaatacttAACGGTCATCAGCGTGTTGTTTTGCTCAAACGATTATTTATCCTTGTGTTGATAGAATAGAATAATCAATATGTTTATTCAAGCTatatttttgaactaatttttaaatataaaggagATCTGGTGAATATTTCTAGATATAAAgatgcattttttttaatataccttttTATACGAATATATACTTTTCTTATGGGAACTTCACAATCACCTGTATTTGCGACACAAGTATTATGCAACTCAACTGCCGCGAGAGATAGTGGCAGCGTCACATAACTTTAgagttatacttagtttattTAATCTAATCATCCGTTTCACTATACAGGAGTAACCTAAGTgatgtttaatgtttttagtatCACACATTAATAAGGAATGCGTCCAAAATTGAGTTCCTGcaaatgtgtttatttgttttcaagCATTTCACCACACCCTTTAACTTTGAAAGAATCTTGAAAGGAAACAAGTGGAAAACGAAAGAAAGATATCCTATAACAGCTGCAAAGGTCTCACAATAGCATTATGTCCTTCAGTAATTCAAACACATTTATTCGTTGACAATTTACAAAACAcgagttaaatattaaacatgagGACATGTGCAGTTAAGTGTCAGTAAGCGATAACAGTCCATGCAATAGTATCcaccttaaataaaaaatatcacaatactAAGATATGTATAGTAGCCTACATATGGTATtatccatataaatttaattatgccAATTCTACAGATTAATGTTcagtaggttttagtttttagttactTGTTTACTTTAAGGCATCTTTGAACACACCCTTTGAATTATACCAGGGATCGGTACCACAAttgattttgatataatattttttgactgAAAATGGAATATATGCAACCAATTCAGGCGGTGACATCTGACTCAGTGAGTTCACTTCGAAACGCGGAGTTCTCTGACCCACCACTCATCCCCGTTGCTGACCATCACCCCGAGTGCAATATTGCTTCCATTGGTGAAATCTAGCTAGTTCTTTCTGATAGGGACGATTTAAACCACTTTCCCATTCATAAAATTCCACAAAAAAAGATCACAAACATTAGAGATCATTGAAACAGGTCCATGAATGATTCGTGATTTGAACAAGTAAATCCAATCCAACCGTAAATCAATTCGACGTCGTAAAATCTGACCACCTCGCTCTAATAGATCGTTAACTCTTTTTCGAGGTTGTAGGTCGTAAACTGAACTGAAAGATGTACGAAAGATATGACACAAATCTCACTTTACGGGTTTTAAGTGAAACTACTCGTAAATTTGAATGACAGGATCGTATAAGTTGCTGTAAAATTTATTGCCGTGCCGATTCAGTTAGAGGGTGTTGTTAGCGATGTGATGACAGAAGGACCGTTATTACTCCCCGCCTGGCTGAGATCTTGTCGGTGTGCCAATATAATTATACCTAGGACGGATACGTTCAGTACACAATCAAGATCCGAAGCGTGTGAGCATAATTATGTAATCATCTCgtatatattgtgaaatatattacataatactccAGTTGCAAAACCATATTTACTGAAGGTGTAACACTCAGGCAgttctttcttaatttttttatattttgttccttGTTTTACCTACCAATcaatttaagaaacaaatggtGATATTTTAATTCTGATTCAAATTACCTGTTCTCCACAAGAAGCGTCGCTTCGATTCTCAAAAGTCTTCTCCATTCACAACAGGCTCACGATTGATAACTCTACTTCTGACTTCAGTGTAATAAAGTGCTATCATCATACTTATATGATCTAAGTGTTCACATTAGGAATAAAACTACAGCTGTGTCAATCAATCTGTTTCATTTTTCTTTTTCCAAGGTGAAATGTCTGAGATAGTACCCACTATCCCTTATGATGGTGGATGTTTCTGAACAGCCTCTACCCTCACCATTGCCCATCCTAGATATCATGTCACTCCATAAGCTCTTCAAGGGAAACCTTTAGGTGTAAGGGATGTTCTTAGTTTCTTGTCTTTAGTGAACAAAAAAGAAACATGCAGGTTACCGTGAACATCCAGCTGCTTAGGAATTGTACAGGCTAAGTGGTAATTTTAATGCAGAATTCTCGCACTCGGCCAAAAAATGTTTCATTGACGTATCTAAAGCGACCCGTAAACACGAATGTACGAAAACATAGTCATAATTTATCCCCTCAATTCGAATGACATTTTCGAAAGGTTAGTTTGAATCTATATGTTACGAGAGTGAGTTATCATATGAGATTCCGATCAGAAAACTTAGGATTAACTACTCAATCTCAACGATCTCTATAATCTATGTTCATGTGGCACACATAACTATCTTATCTAATGGCGGGAGTGAAGACTTCGGAGTTGTACAAACGTTAACTATTATCGTCAGTTACGAAGactgtaaaaacacatttttgactGCAGCTGAAAGGAGCAAACTCTGGGAGGTTAGAACCAACATGTAGGCCGCGTCCATCACGGCTTTAATTGGTCCCAGACGCGTGAGTTATGACGGCCGGCCACACCTCGTAAATAACGGCGATATCGCAATCACGCGAAAATAACGACCACCTGTCAGCGATAATTTAAAACCCGAATTCGATAGGCCGAGCTCCTCGGGAAAATGGACTCGATAAATCGTCCGAAAGTTGATTTAACGTTTCCTTTTAAAAGTTCACATTTATCTCGGCTTTAACATTCATACCACATTTGTGTTGAGATAAGTAAACCGCTCGGCCAGGCGGCCCGGAGGTCGTCATCAGATGTGGGTTACAAATGGATACAATTGGAAGATTTACTGAGGTCGCCTTTGACAGTTCATTAGGCGACATTCAGTCCCCGCCTTAAATATATCTCTATTCTCTACGGCAGGACAGGACCGGTCCGCTGTAATGTCGTCGCTCGCCGGTAGCCGCGCTGCCGTCGCTATCTGACACTGACGCTGTAATGTGGTCCGCGACCGTCCACAACCATATTTATTGCGCCGGATATGTTCCCTGGACCTCGCCATTATACCGATATTATTTATGACGCTGTTTCACGTCCACTGGGGTCTCCCACTCCGCGACAGACGAGGATTAAGAAATGTTTCTCCTTTCCGCGAACAAGATATTACACCATTTATCAGTCCTCCCGCGTCACAAGTCTGTTATTTATGCTGTCGGCCTCGTGTTTTATATGCCAAGTTGTATGATATGTGTGTTTGCCGCGATGAGGCGCCTCTTGGTTACCAAATTGCCGTCCTGATTAAATGTCATTGGGGTAGACTGTTCCCTCGATGGCGATAAATTTACTCGCTTGCTTACAATATTCTATATGGGCACTCACCACCGCAACGAACAGGTTCCGGAAGGGATGTGGTAGCTTAGTGGCAGCTACTCAATGAATCGATCAATTCCCATTCTATTCTACAGttcttctattaaaatataagattgtTTGAACACTAATTACCTTAATTTCTCAAGTACATTTTGAAGTATATCTAACACATTCATTTAGAAAATTTACTATCGATTAAAAAGTGTAGGCTACTTTGTGTATGTAAAGTACTAATAAACTTTAATCAAACAAGAAACTCATTTTGTGGAGCATTGTGTGAACAACCGCTCACAATATAGCAAACATATATGTAAGATATTACAGATTCCAGGAACAGTCTGGTACTATAACACGACACTCTGGCGTATATGTTTGTGTCAGTAGACAGCCCGATATGGCCTGTAGTACATGTAGTATCCATTATCCGAACTATCCAGCCAAAACCTCCTATATTATATGTCGTTCTTCCTCTTTTGTTTTAGCACATTAGACTACTTCACAAAGTTTCTAACCTCCTAGCAACATAGTTCACCTTCTAACATAtataactattagtttatatttgacACTTATACATTGATCGTTTAATTAATAATGGCATGAGACTATGGTGTTTTAATTTCATCGATACTATTACAGTCATTAACAACtatctacaaattttaatgttaataatattttttgttttgttttttatgtcataACCCAACTTATTTTACTAGTAGTCTACTTCTTCATGTccgttatattaaataatatgagttataaatatgtaaataaagacgCGCAGGTTGAGTGAGAAGCTATTAGCGGTTGAGATACGCGTATCCGGAGATGTCAAGATGGTGAAATCCATGTGTGTTTTTTCCTTGAAGTGGATATATATCCGCTAATCGCAGAGAGCTGTCAAGCTGTCAGCGTGCTCTGACAAGCCTGTCAGTGCATACGACATCTCACTAAGACATGTCATAGCTTGCGTTCTGAATTTAATACAGAACAAGAATCAACTCGGAAATAGCTCGGAGTCAGGTCGGGATATGAAACTAATCAAACTGTCCTTTCCAGTCCGTGTTTATATCATCGACTCGTTCCTCCAACGTGCTGACGAAGTTTCTTTGTTTCAGTTGGACGCCAAGAAGAGTCCCCTAGCGCTGTTGGCGCAGACCTGCAGCCAGATCGGCGCGGACTCTCCCAACACCAAGTCACTGCTCGCACCGCTCGACAAGACCACCAAGAAGTCTGACACTCCGAGAGACAAGTCGTCTCCGTCCTCAGTCAGCAGCTGCTCCCCGGTCAACGCCAAGTCTAGCTTCAAGCCGTACGACTCTGCGGTCAAGGACCTGTCCACGTCGGAGGATAAATCCAGTAGAGTAAAAACTCCCAGCAAGGCTCCGACTCCCGCTCAGAGATGTAGCAGCAACCAGAGTGCATCCTCCCCGAGAGCTTCTCCTGGTAACCGCAAAACCCCCGCCTCTCAGGAACTCCCGGCTACGTCCAGATCCGAGTCCGCTAGTCACAGGAGTAACTCTCCTCAGGTGAAAACTTCTGAGGCAGGAGGGTTCAAATCGGGCTCCTCCTTACCACCGATCACGTCTTCTGCTTTCCTGCCCGGGTACCCGGGTTCCCTCCCTCTGGACGTTATGGCGTCAAGTTTCCTGAACCACCCGCTGAAGGCCGGGATCAACCCGTACCTGAGCTACGCGAGGATGAAGACGGCCACAGGAGCTGACACTCTGGTGCCCGTGTGTCGTGACCCCTATTGTACAGGGTGTCAACTCAGTAGCCACTTGCTGTCCCCGGGCGGTAAGGGTGCCTGCCCCGCCGGCTGTGTGCAGTGCGAGGGCAAGACTCCCCCAGGGTTCCTCCCCAGCCCGGGCCACCACACCTCGGCGGTCGCCGCAGCCTACGCCCACGCTCAGCTTGCAGCCCTCGCCGCTGCCTCCCAACTACCCTACGTCTGCTCCTGGATAGGAGGAGACGCCACCTACTGCGGCAAGCGTTTCTCCAACTCCGACGAGCTTCTGCAACATCTCAGGTCCCACACGTCCGACTCTCTCCTCGCACCTTCTCCGTCCAGCCACCACCTCCTCAACAGAACCTATCCCACCCCCCCTCTCAGCCCTCTGGCCACCGCCAGGTACCATCCTTACAGTAAACCACCACTATTACCACCGTCTCTCTCGTCCGCATTCCCCCTCCCTCCCCACCCCGGTCTACCTCCTTACTTCTCACCCTACTCGTTGTACGGACCTCGTCTCGGAACGTCTTCCGGCATGCACCCCTAGGGCGGACCGAACCTCTGTGATGCTAGTGACTGTGAGAGGTCCGACAACGGGTGATCTACCAGACTGCTTCTCAGCGTCCGCCGTCTCGTGTCGCCTCAACtctatttttgtgtgtatataaGTATGATATAAAACGCTCATTCCTTATCCGCAGTGTAGTGTTTAAGATCAAGTTGTTAATGTGTACTTCTGGGTGTTGGTGCGATTACTTTCCTCTATTTTCTAAATGTCATTTCCGGTTTTAGTTCAAACTAGACTAActaaaacagtaattatattgttttgacaCATTTTCTACGTTCTAGATTTGAATGTGAAATACAAAGTCATGCACGGTATGTCactgaaaaagtatatatttttgggttctctttatattttcttttttctcctgtgtaaaaataaaatgtatatttgtcaatatttttgaatgtttgtaAGTCTATTTATACGACACTAGCCAAAGGTCTGTTATTATATATGTCTATTAGTTTATTGTGTATTAACTACTAGAGTTATTTATAGCCTAAATTGTTTAATGTTACCGACTATATTTTAATGGTACACTTGTTTTCCTGTAATAGCACATTTTCAGACTTTCCAACATGTTTTGACGTTCTATTAAAGACGGtaatattacatttgttaataattttaagaatagaatttcatcaataattaatttattgaaaataaatatcattgtgtgatcatatatttgtatttttcataccCTGAATCACTTATTCCATTATTTGAATTCATAAAACAGGAATGGACAAGgccttgtaaatatttaaacgaatATTTGCACCTTCAAGATAATTCCTTCCAGTTAAATTTCGCTTTACTTTGTTGAAAATTAGCATTAATCAACGAAACCTTTTATAGCCATCTTAATAAGTTACTTTGAAGAAGCTTTACTTAGCATCAAGCAATCGTGAATTTCTAACCTTTTCAAGAACAGATAAAAGAAGTCTCACTGGAACACAGAGCCCGATCATACGGCTAGACATAGCACTACAATCAAAGAAATCTATTGCTTCTGACATTCTTGACTGGTTCTATTTACTTCCTAACCTAATTGAGGGGTGTATGTTTTGCGTCGTCTTTACTTTTGATAATCAAATATTGATTGATAAAAAGTATTCAAAAAGCCTCTGTTATCATCGGGATATTACAAATTAACATACTATAAATTTTCGTTATGGctgtattttgtgttttagatCAAATAATTATGCTACAGACTATAAAACATTATCAGGTGTGTAACTTACTTTTAtgaccatatttttttttttttgagtaatCGAGGCTCTTTTTACGAACAACATTAATAGTTTAACTCatatttgtcaatttaaattgatttgtagCCTATTAAATCAATTGGGGAGGGGATGACGATTTGTGAATTTTGATcaatacagtataaatttaaaactatacatactAAGAAATAAACATGTGATCAGGTTTAGAACATTCAGAACCGAACATATTAACTAATTTTCTGTTTCCAGTGAATACCATCACAAACATCATACTAAGAAATTGGGCTTCATATAACTAGTCTACTATTCGACTGATGAGCACTCTTATGTTGTCTAAATCTCGATGTCATATCACACGTATCAAGTATAGAATCCTGATTCTCGTGTGTGCCCTCCCTAAACAGACATTTACTAAAGAATACAAAACGCGTTGCCAAATACCGTCTACTGTGacatttaataagttatttatttctcatttatggtataaattacttacaaataaaatactataaacacttttaaaataatttcttttaaacgttaaaataatgttattgttatttaattttatttgtgttaaattacttttgtattcATTCGCCACATCacattcttaaatttaatcaGCTTCATTTAAAttctaacaattattttaacctaaatattTCCCTCCACCACAATGTTTAAagttcttaaaactaaatttatttatttatttcctttcaacggtcaaaaaccaatttacatttataaacttattatagatgattaaattaataattaaataatacttaaagaaaagggccaaaccaaacatggaACTGGACTAAATCAAATCTAGGcataagtaacaataaataagaaatgtataaattataataaaaaatagttatagtatataataaatgggaagagtatttaacttaaatacactactgtataAGATGTGGCCccatatggagaaacaaaaaagataaataataacagtgcaagtaaactataaaattattaataacaatgaaaactaaactattaatgaataacaagagtaaaaaatattaatgaatgatagtggtaaataaaaactgaaaaaaatatttaacttaaaagcaTGCAActactgtctaagacgtgacatatgaataaataaaatgataaataataacagtgcaaataaactatataaagtaaacaacaatggaaaagaaaattaacaattcactttaattattttcattcgGGTAGTGATGAGTGTTAAACAGACAAGTAGACTACAAGCAAGAAAACACCATTGTTGAGAACTCCCAATTCTGTTTCCTTTCATCTCATCAATAGACTTGAATTTGGACActgattcaaaatttgttttatcaccCTTAAAACCAGTGGTTGTGAACcaacagtatattttttatatagcttCAAGAGCAACAGAGCCAGtatttccctttttaaaaccc
Proteins encoded in this region:
- the LOC124362234 gene encoding zinc finger protein Elbow → MSLYDNMISSNGNQYLRPEYLSPLPTTLDAKKSPLALLAQTCSQIGADSPNTKSLLAPLDKTTKKSDTPRDKSSPSSVSSCSPVNAKSSFKPYDSAVKDLSTSEDKSSRVKTPSKAPTPAQRCSSNQSASSPRASPGNRKTPASQELPATSRSESASHRSNSPQVKTSEAGGFKSGSSLPPITSSAFLPGYPGSLPLDVMASSFLNHPLKAGINPYLSYARMKTATGADTLVPVCRDPYCTGCQLSSHLLSPGGKGACPAGCVQCEGKTPPGFLPSPGHHTSAVAAAYAHAQLAALAAASQLPYVCSWIGGDATYCGKRFSNSDELLQHLRSHTSDSLLAPSPSSHHLLNRTYPTPPLSPLATARYHPYSKPPLLPPSLSSAFPLPPHPGLPPYFSPYSLYGPRLGTSSGMHP